Proteins from a genomic interval of Mycobacterium conspicuum:
- a CDS encoding adenylate/guanylate cyclase domain-containing protein has translation MGQVDDLLGDLEGDARAERAELVEWLLDQGITADEIRATNPPLLLATRHLVGDDGTYVSTREVSERYGIDLELLQRVQRAIGLVGVDDPDAVVHMRADGEAAAQIQRFVELGLNPEQLVLVVRVLAEGLSRVAEVMRYTALSTIMRPGATELEIAQASKALVGQIVPLLGPMIQDMLFMQLRHMMETEAVNAGERAAGKPLPGARQVAVAFADLVGFTRLGEAVSAEELGQLAGQLAGLARDLTTPPVRFIKTIGDAVMFVCPEPAPLLDTVLKLVEVIDTDNDFPRLRAGVAAGMAVSRAGDWFGSPVNVASRVTAAARPGTVLVADSVRDAVGEDAGFQWTFAGPRHLKGIKGVTKLFRVRRGS, from the coding sequence ATTGGCCAGGTGGACGATCTGCTCGGCGACCTCGAGGGAGACGCCCGCGCCGAGCGCGCCGAGCTCGTCGAGTGGCTGCTCGATCAGGGCATCACCGCCGACGAAATCCGGGCGACCAACCCGCCGCTGCTGCTGGCCACCCGGCACCTCGTCGGCGACGACGGCACCTACGTCTCGACGCGCGAGGTGAGCGAGCGGTACGGAATCGACCTGGAGTTGCTGCAGCGCGTGCAGCGGGCCATCGGCCTGGTCGGGGTGGACGATCCCGACGCCGTCGTGCACATGCGCGCCGACGGCGAGGCCGCCGCACAGATCCAACGCTTCGTCGAACTCGGGCTGAATCCCGAGCAGCTGGTGCTGGTGGTGCGGGTGCTCGCCGAGGGCCTGTCCCGCGTCGCCGAGGTGATGCGCTACACCGCGCTGTCGACGATCATGCGCCCGGGAGCCACCGAGCTGGAGATCGCCCAGGCGTCCAAGGCGCTGGTCGGTCAGATCGTGCCGCTGCTCGGCCCGATGATCCAGGACATGCTGTTCATGCAGCTGCGGCACATGATGGAGACCGAAGCGGTCAACGCCGGCGAGCGGGCCGCCGGCAAGCCGCTGCCGGGGGCGCGTCAGGTCGCCGTCGCCTTCGCCGACCTGGTCGGCTTCACCCGGCTCGGCGAGGCGGTGTCGGCCGAGGAGCTGGGGCAGCTGGCCGGTCAGCTGGCCGGCCTGGCCCGTGACCTGACCACACCGCCGGTGCGGTTCATCAAGACGATCGGCGACGCGGTGATGTTCGTCTGCCCCGAGCCGGCCCCGCTGCTGGACACCGTGCTCAAGCTGGTCGAGGTCATCGACACCGACAACGACTTTCCCCGGCTGCGCGCCGGGGTCGCCGCCGGGATGGCGGTCAGCCGCGCCGGCGACTGGTTCGGCAGCCCGGTGAACGTGGCGAGCCGGGTCACGGCGGCGGCCCGGCCGGGCACGGTGCTGGTCGCGGATTCGGTGCGCGACGCCGTCGGGGAGGACGCGGGCTTTCAGTGGACGTTCGCCGGCCCGCGCCACCTCAAGGGCATCAAGGGCGTCACCAAGCTGTTTCGGGTGCGACGCGGGAGTTGA
- a CDS encoding amidase: MDADDLAFAGAAVQARMLADGELTAPELLEIYLERIARLDSQLRSFRVVLADKARDEACAAQDRLDAGERLPLLGVPIAIKDDVDVAGEVTTCGSGGHRPAATVDAVVVRRLRAAGAIIIGKTATPELMMFPFTESLTFGATRNPWNPGRTPGGSSGGSAAAVAAGLASLALGSDGGGSIRIPSTWCGLFGIKPQRARVSLEPRDEVWYGLSANGPIARSVLDAALFLDATNTVPGPEGEFAAAATREPGKLRIALSTKVPTLPVKVGAAQLAAVEEAGGLLRELGHDVVVRDPAYPLAPIFANFLPRYLRGISDDADAQAHPERLERRTRSMARMGSFFSDRRMAAVRAAEARVSGRVGSIFDDVDVVLTPGTARGPSRIGAYQHRGGLSTLLLVGQRVPYFPVWNVTGQPAAVVPWGFDDDGLPLSVQLVGRPFDEATLLSLSAQIEAARPWAHHRPPLS, translated from the coding sequence GTGGACGCTGATGATCTCGCCTTTGCCGGCGCCGCCGTGCAGGCCCGAATGCTGGCCGACGGCGAACTGACCGCGCCGGAGCTGCTCGAAATCTATCTGGAACGCATCGCGCGCCTGGACAGCCAGCTGCGCAGCTTCCGCGTGGTGCTGGCCGACAAGGCGCGCGACGAGGCCTGTGCGGCGCAGGATCGGCTGGACGCCGGTGAGCGGCTGCCGCTGCTGGGCGTGCCGATCGCGATCAAGGACGACGTCGACGTCGCCGGCGAGGTGACGACCTGCGGCAGCGGCGGCCACCGGCCCGCGGCCACCGTCGACGCCGTGGTGGTGCGCCGGCTGCGGGCCGCCGGCGCGATCATCATCGGCAAAACCGCGACGCCCGAGCTGATGATGTTTCCCTTCACCGAGTCGCTGACGTTCGGGGCCACCCGAAACCCGTGGAACCCCGGGCGCACGCCGGGGGGCAGCAGCGGCGGCAGCGCCGCCGCGGTGGCGGCCGGGTTGGCGTCGTTGGCGCTGGGTTCCGACGGCGGCGGCTCGATCCGCATCCCGTCGACCTGGTGTGGCCTGTTCGGCATCAAGCCGCAGCGCGCCCGGGTCTCGCTGGAGCCGCGCGACGAGGTCTGGTACGGGCTGAGCGCCAACGGCCCGATCGCGCGCAGTGTGCTGGACGCGGCGCTGTTCCTGGACGCCACGAACACGGTGCCCGGACCCGAGGGCGAGTTCGCGGCGGCCGCCACCCGCGAGCCGGGCAAGCTGCGAATTGCGTTGAGCACCAAGGTCCCAACGCTGCCCGTCAAGGTGGGGGCGGCGCAGCTGGCCGCGGTCGAGGAGGCGGGCGGGCTGCTGCGCGAGCTGGGCCACGACGTCGTCGTGCGCGACCCCGCCTATCCGCTGGCCCCGATCTTCGCGAACTTCCTGCCGCGCTACCTGCGCGGCATCAGCGACGACGCCGACGCGCAGGCCCACCCCGAACGCCTGGAACGGCGCACCCGCAGCATGGCCCGCATGGGGTCGTTCTTCTCCGACCGGCGGATGGCAGCGGTGCGCGCCGCCGAGGCCAGGGTGAGCGGCCGGGTCGGATCGATCTTCGACGACGTCGACGTCGTCCTCACGCCGGGCACGGCGCGCGGGCCGTCGCGCATCGGCGCCTACCAGCACCGGGGTGGGCTGTCCACGCTGCTGTTGGTGGGGCAGCGGGTGCCGTATTTCCCGGTCTGGAACGTGACCGGTCAGCCCGCCGCGGTGGTGCCGTGGGGCTTCGACGACGACGGCCTGCCGCTGTCCGTGCAGCTGGTCGGCCGGCCGTTCGACGAAGCGACGCTGTTGTCGCTGTCCGCCCAGATCGAGGCCGCCCGGCCCTGGGCGCACCACCGCCCGCCCCTGTCCTAA
- a CDS encoding HIT family protein, giving the protein MPCVFCAIVAGKGPAIRIYEDHKYLAILDIRPFTRGHTLVIPKQHTVDLTDTPPKTLADMVTIGQRIARAARATELADATNIGINDGSAAFQSVFHIHLHVLPRRNGDKLSVAKGLLLRRDPDREATARLLRDALAAID; this is encoded by the coding sequence ATGCCTTGCGTGTTCTGTGCGATCGTGGCCGGGAAAGGTCCGGCCATCCGGATCTACGAAGACCACAAGTACCTGGCGATCCTCGACATCCGCCCGTTCACCCGCGGCCACACACTGGTGATCCCCAAACAGCACACCGTGGACCTGACCGACACCCCGCCGAAGACGCTGGCCGACATGGTCACCATCGGTCAGCGCATCGCGCGGGCGGCGCGGGCCACGGAGTTGGCCGACGCGACCAACATCGGCATCAACGACGGCTCCGCCGCCTTCCAGTCGGTGTTCCACATCCATTTGCATGTGTTGCCGCGGCGCAACGGTGACAAGCTGTCGGTCGCCAAGGGGCTGCTGCTGCGCCGCGACCCGGACCGCGAAGCCACCGCCCGGCTGCTGCGCGACGCGCTGGCCGCGATCGATTGA
- a CDS encoding bifunctional diguanylate cyclase/phosphodiesterase → MKRGTGNPWRRLGLSARAGWLVVAVYGVADVLIVRYSVDELVTVACAAFAAACAGRAVRFGSGRRRYGWLAQMVALSGWAIGEFIWAVYDVRPVVDHAAHPAAADVVLLLYPIGTMAALAFLSKLSRHSPRGKLVLDGLIVWTSLFVVSWVFVLDQLWRENSPARPSTVTHVFADIVLITTAIVMFSRVRPGDPPSRGLLAGGVAIISVADLVLMFMTGVGSFHTGDLAGVGRIIGLGMIALAALANVNEAPSTATRNEIASRARLWLPYLPLVFAAAVAFGYALGRMHHGPLLVGLAILVSAVLVRQLVVLMENQRLLSEVAQEAFSDSLTGLPNRAHFLQRLSQAVARSDGDAEPVTVLCLDLDNFKSVNDALGHPAGDELLVRVAGRLSAAIGNDGTVARLGGDEFAILIVGSVEESQVAARRVLDAFNTAMVIDGVPIMVRPSIGFTVAASAASWTVDQLLRHADLAMYAAKREGGQCIRSFIPDLPFPYTFPPFSESATETVKSLHANASDNDVAVLSRDSAAGDGSSDALAIQWPPPAIRGVLAVLAIGVVAYAAMSVLDRSSTHSGTFGIVLYTALNSVAALLIAVRAHRVAAERAVWALIAAGMACSALGDVIYLWVPDGQSPSWADPAYLLYYPLVYAGLLLLVRARLKRASIPVQLDSLVCALTMAAVAAALTAGPIHAAAMHTPETVLVGLIYPWGDLILLALAAGMLPIRAWRNEFRLILLLAGFVLFALADTGYLFETSAGSYRVGSLLDACWPASSLLLAMASWTPSSSDIPAPRRGLSPYVTSVTCTVVALVITVAAHDSRLASTLAALSLIAIAARFSVTFRDVSMLAENYQQAMTDELTALPNRRSLATVLTGAPATPTPTPAEPAPAPRAPPRRALLLVDLYEFDEINDSVGRRFGDDLLRHIAKRLSSTLGDEDLLARAGDHLFAILMAEGTDLVAARAQAGRVLEALSEPFALDPITVQVDARIAIALCPDHCEHPQELLNRAETALPHAKTAASNIAVYEPAFELYRENDPLLVEDLRATLFDGDQLTVHYQPKINAADESVHSVEALLRWQHPSRGLLLPEEFLPAAERAGLMRNVTNYTLGVALEQIRCWRADGIAAAVAVNLSTTNLLDLDLVGTVEGLLRIHDLPGEALIAEITESALVDSVRSRNTVAALQRLGVRISLDDYGTGWSSLARLQDVSVDELKLDKIFVARLAQDPRSVAIVRSTVALAQSLGAELVAEGVEDEITLSALRRYGCAITQGFVHGPPMSANDFRQWVASQRAPVEG, encoded by the coding sequence ATGAAACGGGGGACGGGCAATCCGTGGCGGCGACTCGGGTTGTCCGCGCGCGCCGGCTGGCTCGTGGTGGCCGTGTACGGCGTCGCGGATGTGTTGATCGTCCGGTATTCGGTCGACGAACTGGTGACGGTGGCGTGCGCCGCGTTCGCGGCGGCCTGCGCGGGTAGAGCCGTTCGCTTCGGCAGCGGGCGCCGCAGATACGGGTGGCTCGCGCAGATGGTGGCCCTCTCGGGCTGGGCGATCGGCGAGTTCATCTGGGCGGTCTATGACGTGCGCCCGGTGGTCGATCACGCCGCCCATCCGGCGGCGGCCGACGTGGTGCTCCTGCTGTATCCAATTGGCACCATGGCCGCGCTGGCGTTTTTGTCCAAGCTGTCCCGGCACAGTCCCCGGGGGAAGCTGGTGCTGGACGGCCTCATCGTGTGGACCTCGCTGTTCGTGGTGTCGTGGGTGTTTGTCCTCGACCAACTTTGGCGCGAGAACAGCCCCGCCCGGCCCTCGACCGTGACCCACGTCTTCGCCGATATCGTCCTCATCACCACGGCCATCGTGATGTTCTCCCGGGTTCGTCCCGGCGACCCGCCGAGCCGGGGCCTGTTGGCGGGCGGAGTCGCGATTATCTCCGTCGCCGACCTGGTGTTGATGTTCATGACCGGTGTCGGGAGCTTTCACACCGGCGATCTGGCCGGCGTGGGCCGGATCATCGGATTGGGAATGATCGCGTTGGCCGCGTTGGCCAACGTCAACGAAGCCCCCTCGACGGCCACCCGCAATGAGATCGCCTCCCGCGCCCGGCTGTGGCTGCCGTACCTGCCGTTGGTGTTTGCCGCCGCGGTCGCATTCGGCTACGCGCTAGGCCGCATGCATCACGGACCGCTGCTCGTCGGCCTGGCGATTCTGGTGAGCGCCGTACTCGTTCGACAACTCGTCGTCCTGATGGAAAACCAGCGCTTGTTGTCCGAGGTGGCGCAGGAGGCTTTCAGTGACAGCCTGACCGGTCTGCCCAATCGGGCTCACTTCCTGCAGCGGTTGAGCCAGGCCGTCGCGCGCTCCGACGGCGACGCGGAGCCGGTCACGGTGTTGTGCCTCGACCTGGACAATTTCAAGTCGGTCAACGACGCCCTGGGCCATCCGGCTGGCGACGAGTTGCTCGTCCGGGTCGCCGGACGGCTCAGTGCGGCCATTGGGAACGACGGCACCGTCGCACGGCTCGGTGGCGACGAGTTCGCGATACTCATCGTGGGCTCCGTCGAAGAATCACAAGTGGCGGCCCGGCGCGTCCTCGATGCATTCAATACAGCCATGGTGATCGACGGCGTTCCCATCATGGTGCGCCCGAGCATCGGGTTCACCGTGGCCGCCTCGGCGGCGAGTTGGACCGTCGACCAGCTGCTGCGGCACGCTGACCTGGCGATGTACGCCGCGAAACGCGAAGGCGGGCAATGCATCCGCAGCTTCATTCCCGATCTGCCGTTCCCGTATACCTTTCCGCCATTCAGCGAGTCGGCGACGGAGACCGTTAAGTCGTTGCACGCCAACGCTTCTGACAACGACGTAGCTGTGCTTTCCCGCGACTCGGCGGCGGGGGACGGGTCGAGCGATGCGCTTGCGATCCAGTGGCCGCCGCCGGCGATCCGGGGTGTGTTGGCGGTGTTGGCGATCGGCGTGGTCGCCTACGCCGCGATGAGCGTGCTAGACCGAAGTTCCACGCACAGCGGGACTTTCGGCATCGTGTTGTACACGGCGCTGAACTCTGTGGCGGCGTTGTTGATCGCGGTTCGGGCCCACCGGGTGGCGGCCGAGCGGGCGGTGTGGGCGCTGATCGCCGCGGGCATGGCGTGCTCGGCGCTGGGCGACGTCATCTATCTGTGGGTGCCCGACGGCCAGTCGCCGTCGTGGGCCGATCCGGCGTACCTGTTGTACTACCCGCTGGTCTATGCCGGACTGCTGCTGCTCGTGCGGGCCCGCCTGAAGCGGGCATCGATTCCGGTTCAGCTCGACTCCCTGGTGTGCGCGCTGACCATGGCCGCGGTGGCCGCGGCGCTGACGGCGGGCCCCATCCACGCGGCGGCCATGCACACCCCGGAGACCGTGCTGGTGGGGCTGATCTATCCGTGGGGCGATCTGATCCTGCTGGCGCTGGCCGCCGGCATGCTGCCAATCCGCGCTTGGCGCAACGAGTTTCGCTTGATCCTGTTGCTCGCCGGATTTGTCTTATTCGCCCTGGCCGACACGGGGTACCTGTTCGAGACCTCGGCCGGTTCCTACCGGGTGGGCAGCCTGCTCGACGCCTGCTGGCCCGCCTCGTCGCTGCTGCTGGCGATGGCCAGCTGGACGCCGTCGTCGTCGGACATCCCGGCCCCCAGGCGCGGGCTCAGCCCCTACGTCACGTCGGTGACGTGCACCGTCGTGGCCCTCGTGATCACCGTCGCGGCGCACGATTCGCGGCTGGCGTCGACCCTGGCCGCGCTGAGCCTGATCGCGATCGCCGCGCGATTCTCGGTGACCTTCCGCGACGTCAGCATGTTGGCCGAGAACTACCAGCAGGCCATGACCGACGAGTTGACCGCGCTGCCCAATCGACGCTCGCTGGCGACGGTGTTGACCGGGGCGCCCGCGACGCCCACCCCCACGCCCGCGGAACCCGCGCCGGCGCCCAGGGCGCCGCCGCGGCGGGCGTTGCTGTTGGTGGATCTCTACGAGTTCGACGAGATCAACGACTCGGTCGGCCGGCGCTTCGGCGATGATCTGTTGCGGCACATCGCCAAACGGCTGTCGAGCACCCTGGGTGATGAGGATCTGCTGGCGCGCGCCGGGGATCATCTGTTCGCGATTCTGATGGCCGAGGGGACCGATCTGGTCGCCGCACGCGCGCAGGCCGGCCGTGTGCTCGAGGCGCTGAGCGAACCGTTCGCGCTGGACCCGATCACCGTTCAGGTCGATGCCCGTATCGCCATCGCGCTGTGTCCCGATCACTGCGAGCATCCGCAGGAGCTGCTCAATCGCGCCGAAACCGCGCTGCCGCACGCGAAAACGGCCGCAAGCAACATCGCGGTCTACGAGCCCGCGTTCGAGCTGTACCGCGAAAACGACCCGCTGCTCGTCGAGGACCTGCGCGCCACCCTGTTCGACGGCGACCAGCTGACGGTGCATTACCAGCCCAAGATCAATGCCGCCGACGAAAGCGTGCACAGCGTCGAGGCGCTGCTGCGCTGGCAGCATCCCAGCCGCGGTCTGTTGCTACCCGAGGAATTCCTGCCCGCCGCCGAACGCGCCGGGTTGATGCGCAATGTGACCAACTACACGCTGGGCGTGGCCCTGGAACAGATCCGGTGCTGGCGTGCGGACGGCATCGCCGCGGCCGTCGCGGTGAACCTGTCGACGACGAATCTGCTCGACCTCGACCTGGTGGGCACGGTCGAGGGACTGCTGCGGATCCACGATCTGCCCGGCGAGGCGCTGATCGCCGAGATCACCGAGAGCGCCCTGGTCGACTCGGTGCGCTCGCGCAATACCGTCGCCGCGCTGCAGCGCCTCGGCGTCCGCATCTCCTTGGACGACTACGGCACCGGATGGTCGTCGCTGGCCCGGCTGCAGGACGTCTCGGTGGACGAGCTCAAACTCGACAAGATATTCGTGGCGCGACTGGCCCAGGACCCGCGATCGGTCGCCATCGTGCGCTCCACCGTCGCGCTGGCCCAAAGCCTGGGCGCCGAGCTGGTCGCCGAGGGCGTCGAAGACGAGATCACGTTGAGCGCGCTGCGGCGTTACGGCTGCGCGATCACGCAGGGGTTCGTGCACGGCCCGCCGATGTCGGCCAACGATTTTCGGCAGTGGGTGGCGAGCCAGCGCGCGCCGGTGGAGGGGTAG
- a CDS encoding LLM class flavin-dependent oxidoreductase, giving the protein MRLSVLDLVPVRTDQSTADALAATVKLAQAADRLGFTRYWVAEHHNMPSVAATSPPVLIAYLAAQTTHLRLGSGGVMLPNHAPLAVAEQFALLEAAAPGRIDLGIGRAPGSDPVTSYALRGTNDDRDIENFPSYLDDVAALMSARGVIVPLRSGDYRLKATPAAASEPRLWLLGSSMYSAHLAAAKGLPYVFAHHFSGQGTEEALELYRAKFKPRAITSEPLTFLTVNAAVAETKSEATALILPNLQTMARLRTGEPLTPVPLVEEAEKATLTEQQQRIVDAGLKRAVVGSPAEAAEQLQALARRFDVDEVMVHPVASAHRGTDPTAAPARVATLELLAKELF; this is encoded by the coding sequence GTGCGCCTTTCCGTCCTCGACCTCGTCCCGGTCCGCACCGACCAGTCGACCGCGGACGCCCTGGCGGCCACCGTGAAGCTGGCGCAGGCCGCCGACCGGCTGGGCTTCACCCGCTACTGGGTCGCCGAACACCACAACATGCCGTCCGTCGCCGCCACCAGCCCGCCGGTGCTGATCGCCTACCTGGCAGCGCAGACCACCCACCTGAGACTCGGATCGGGCGGGGTGATGCTGCCCAACCACGCGCCGCTCGCGGTGGCCGAGCAGTTCGCGCTGCTGGAGGCCGCCGCCCCGGGCCGCATCGACCTGGGCATCGGCCGCGCCCCCGGCTCCGACCCGGTGACCTCCTACGCCTTACGCGGCACCAATGACGATCGCGACATCGAGAACTTCCCCAGCTACCTCGACGACGTGGCCGCGCTGATGAGCGCGCGCGGCGTCATCGTCCCGCTGCGCTCCGGGGACTACCGGCTCAAGGCCACCCCGGCCGCGGCCAGCGAACCGCGGCTGTGGCTGCTCGGCTCGTCGATGTACTCGGCGCATCTGGCCGCCGCCAAGGGGCTGCCCTACGTCTTCGCCCACCACTTCTCCGGTCAGGGCACCGAAGAAGCGCTCGAGCTCTATCGCGCAAAATTCAAGCCCAGGGCCATAACATCCGAGCCGCTGACGTTCCTGACCGTCAACGCCGCCGTGGCCGAAACCAAAAGCGAGGCAACGGCTTTGATACTGCCCAACCTGCAGACGATGGCACGGCTGCGCACCGGGGAGCCGCTCACGCCGGTGCCGCTCGTCGAGGAAGCCGAAAAAGCCACCCTCACCGAACAACAGCAGCGCATCGTCGACGCCGGCCTCAAGCGCGCCGTCGTCGGCTCACCCGCCGAGGCCGCCGAACAACTCCAGGCGCTGGCCCGGCGCTTCGACGTCGACGAGGTGATGGTGCACCCGGTCGCCTCGGCGCACCGCGGCACCGATCCCACCGCCGCGCCCGCGCGGGTCGCGACGCTGGAGCTGCTGGCCAAGGAGCTGTTCTAG
- a CDS encoding FAD-binding protein, translating to MTEVLISGASVAGTTLAYWLARHGFSVTVVERHPGLRPGGQAIDVRGPALQVLDRMGLLAAAAERKTNIRGSSMVDADGNELSRDTESTPTGGIIDNPDIELLRDDLVELLYGATQDGTQYLFDDTIVALDNRGPAVDVTFENAPARSFDLVIGADGLHSNVRGLIFGPEEMFVKRLGTFAAIFTVPNFLDLDYWQQWHYGETSMAGVYSARNNTEARAMLGFMDSDLRVDYRDVEAQFAEVERRMADDGWVRPQLLKLMREAPDFYFDEMSQIVMDHWSIGRVALVGDAAYCCSPLSGQGTSVALLGAYILAGELKTSTHDGWVDHGAAFSNYFRTFHGYTVRTQFLATDNIPGGAPISQEQFEAIVNSLSLRTY from the coding sequence GTGACGGAAGTTTTGATTTCCGGCGCCAGCGTGGCCGGCACCACGTTGGCGTATTGGCTTGCGCGGCATGGCTTTTCGGTCACCGTGGTGGAGCGCCATCCCGGCCTGCGGCCCGGCGGTCAGGCCATCGACGTGCGGGGTCCCGCGCTGCAGGTGCTGGACCGCATGGGGCTGCTGGCCGCCGCGGCCGAGCGCAAGACAAACATTCGCGGCTCTTCGATGGTCGACGCCGACGGCAACGAGTTGTCCCGCGACACCGAGTCGACACCGACCGGCGGCATCATCGACAACCCCGACATCGAGCTGCTGCGCGACGACCTGGTCGAATTGCTTTACGGCGCAACCCAAGACGGCACCCAGTACCTGTTCGACGACACCATCGTCGCTCTTGACAACCGCGGGCCCGCGGTCGACGTGACGTTCGAAAACGCGCCCGCCCGCAGCTTCGATCTGGTGATCGGCGCCGACGGCCTGCACTCCAACGTGCGGGGGCTGATCTTCGGCCCCGAGGAGATGTTCGTCAAAAGGCTGGGGACATTCGCCGCGATCTTCACCGTGCCCAACTTCTTAGACCTCGACTACTGGCAGCAGTGGCACTACGGCGAGACCAGCATGGCCGGGGTGTACAGCGCGCGCAACAACACTGAGGCCCGGGCCATGTTGGGGTTCATGGACTCCGACCTGCGGGTCGACTACCGCGACGTCGAGGCCCAGTTCGCCGAGGTGGAACGGCGGATGGCCGACGACGGCTGGGTACGCCCGCAGCTGCTGAAGCTCATGCGCGAGGCGCCGGACTTCTACTTCGACGAGATGTCGCAGATCGTGATGGACCACTGGTCGATCGGCCGGGTGGCGCTGGTGGGCGACGCCGCGTACTGCTGCTCGCCGCTGTCGGGGCAGGGGACCAGCGTCGCCCTGCTGGGCGCCTACATTCTGGCCGGCGAGCTGAAAACCAGCACCCATGACGGCTGGGTCGACCACGGCGCCGCCTTCAGCAACTACTTCCGCACCTTTCACGGCTACACCGTGCGCACCCAGTTCCTGGCCACCGACAACATTCCCGGCGGTGCGCCCATCTCGCAGGAGCAGTTCGAGGCCATCGTCAACTCGCTATCGCTGCGCACGTACTAG
- a CDS encoding uracil-DNA glycosylase encodes MQDVHVLAHPNTGLPFDSPVRPGSGWPGDPATPRTPVAGDAATVATLAAQVESIGELDALSSVCRACPRLVTWREDVARVKRRAFADQPYWGRPVPGWGAERPRLLIVGLAPAAHGANRTGRMFTGDRSGDQLYAALHRAGLVNQPTSVDAADGLRANQIRIVAPVRCAPPANAPTPAERDTCWPWLEAEWRLVRQQVRVVVALGGFGWQIALRMAGASGAPAQRKPRFGHGAVAELGSGVRLLGCYHPSQQNMFTGRLTPTMLDDIFTDARKQAGIR; translated from the coding sequence ATGCAGGATGTTCATGTGCTCGCCCACCCCAACACCGGCCTGCCCTTCGACTCCCCGGTGCGACCCGGCAGCGGATGGCCGGGCGACCCGGCCACCCCGCGGACCCCGGTGGCCGGCGACGCCGCGACGGTGGCAACGCTGGCGGCCCAAGTCGAATCGATCGGCGAACTCGACGCGCTGTCCAGCGTGTGCCGGGCGTGCCCGCGGCTGGTCACCTGGCGCGAAGACGTGGCCCGCGTCAAGCGCCGCGCCTTCGCCGACCAGCCGTACTGGGGACGGCCGGTGCCGGGCTGGGGCGCGGAGCGGCCGCGGCTGCTGATCGTAGGGCTGGCGCCCGCCGCGCACGGCGCCAACCGGACCGGACGGATGTTCACCGGCGACCGGTCCGGCGACCAGCTGTACGCCGCGCTGCATCGGGCCGGGCTGGTGAACCAGCCGACCAGCGTCGACGCCGCGGATGGCTTGCGGGCCAACCAGATTCGCATTGTCGCGCCGGTGCGCTGCGCCCCGCCGGCCAACGCCCCGACACCGGCCGAGCGCGACACCTGCTGGCCGTGGCTCGAGGCCGAATGGCGGCTGGTGCGCCAGCAGGTGCGGGTGGTGGTCGCCCTGGGCGGGTTCGGCTGGCAGATCGCGCTGCGGATGGCGGGGGCCTCGGGCGCCCCGGCGCAGCGCAAGCCGCGGTTCGGCCACGGCGCGGTGGCCGAGCTGGGATCCGGTGTGCGTTTGCTCGGCTGCTACCACCCGAGCCAGCAAAATATGTTCACCGGTAGGTTGACTCCGACGATGCTCGACGACATTTTTACGGACGCGAGAAAGCAGGCGGGGATTCGGTGA